The following proteins are encoded in a genomic region of Maribacter hydrothermalis:
- a CDS encoding flavin reductase family protein, which produces MMYTKEAIENMDRITRLKLFNAISGIKSANLIGTIGTNGTTNLAIFNSVVHIGSDPALVGFISRPQTSEVGHTLRNIQENGHYTINHVHPEFIKNAHYTSAKFEAHLSEFKQCKLTEEYTKGFQAPFVKESTFKMGVLFKEAIEIKLNGTFLVIGEIDHVMLPKNSFVDDDINLELTKSVGVSGLNTYYSLKKLEKHPFVRIHEVPKFLE; this is translated from the coding sequence ATGATGTATACCAAGGAAGCTATAGAAAACATGGACCGTATTACAAGGTTAAAATTATTCAATGCTATTTCGGGTATAAAATCTGCAAATCTTATTGGGACTATTGGTACTAACGGAACTACTAATTTGGCTATCTTTAACTCAGTAGTTCATATAGGTAGTGACCCCGCTCTTGTGGGATTTATCTCTAGACCACAAACCTCTGAAGTTGGCCATACGTTAAGGAATATTCAAGAAAACGGACATTATACGATAAACCATGTGCATCCTGAATTTATTAAAAATGCCCATTATACCTCAGCAAAGTTTGAGGCACACCTATCAGAATTTAAACAGTGTAAATTAACCGAGGAGTATACTAAAGGTTTCCAAGCACCTTTTGTAAAGGAAAGTACATTTAAAATGGGTGTGCTGTTTAAAGAGGCGATAGAAATTAAGCTAAACGGTACCTTTTTGGTAATTGGCGAAATTGATCATGTTATGTTACCTAAAAATTCTTTTGTTGATGATGATATTAATTTAGAGCTTACAAAGAGCGTTGGTGTTTCGGGGTTGAATACTTATTATTCTTTAAAGAAACTTGAAAAACATCCTTTTGTAAGAATACATGAAGTGCCTAAATTTTTAGAATGA
- a CDS encoding FAD-binding domain-containing protein codes for MKFATHTPVHFPTNFGAILNRIAAIDPINYGPTRNYIDGAVSYLSPYISRGVISTKFVYEQLLSRGFHPGPCMKFIQELAWRDYWQQVWIAKGDAINTDIKQAQTPVHTTNISSAIVHANTGIKVIDNAVDQLYTTGYIHNHLRMYLASIACNIAQNHWKTPAQWMYYYLLDADWASNALSWQWVAGANSNKKYYANQENINTFCYSNQTNTFLDVSYDEFESLDVPEILKTTEVFNCISSLPPKTNIVVNEELPTCIYNFYNLDPIWKNDISANRIFILEPSHFNQYPISKNTIDFILNLAKNITGIQIYVGEFNELLCDYKHLNIYFKEHPLNKHYNGIEEPRDWMFNVHGYYPSFFAFWKKCKKQIHF; via the coding sequence ATGAAGTTCGCAACTCATACTCCTGTTCATTTTCCTACTAATTTCGGGGCTATTTTAAATAGAATTGCAGCAATTGATCCTATTAATTATGGACCTACACGAAATTATATTGATGGTGCGGTAAGTTATTTATCACCCTATATCTCGCGTGGTGTAATTTCTACAAAATTTGTATATGAACAATTATTAAGCAGAGGCTTTCACCCTGGGCCTTGTATGAAATTTATCCAGGAACTTGCTTGGCGAGATTATTGGCAACAAGTATGGATCGCTAAAGGTGACGCCATAAACACGGATATAAAACAAGCACAAACACCTGTACATACGACTAATATATCCAGTGCCATTGTTCATGCAAATACGGGAATAAAAGTTATTGATAATGCTGTAGACCAATTGTACACTACAGGATATATCCACAATCATTTACGTATGTATTTGGCATCTATTGCTTGTAATATTGCTCAAAATCATTGGAAAACTCCAGCGCAATGGATGTACTATTATTTATTAGATGCAGATTGGGCAAGTAATGCTCTTAGCTGGCAATGGGTTGCAGGTGCTAATAGCAATAAAAAGTATTATGCAAATCAAGAGAATATAAACACCTTTTGCTACAGCAACCAAACCAATACTTTTTTGGATGTTTCTTATGACGAATTCGAAAGCTTAGACGTACCTGAAATCTTAAAAACTACCGAAGTCTTTAATTGTATTTCATCATTACCACCAAAAACGAACATCGTTGTAAACGAAGAATTACCCACTTGTATTTATAATTTCTACAATTTAGATCCTATTTGGAAAAATGACATATCGGCAAATCGTATTTTTATATTGGAGCCATCACATTTTAATCAGTATCCTATTTCTAAAAACACGATAGATTTTATTTTAAATCTTGCTAAGAATATAACAGGTATTCAAATATATGTAGGCGAATTTAATGAGCTACTATGTGATTATAAGCACCTAAATATATATTTTAAAGAGCATCCGCTAAACAAACACTATAATGGTATTGAAGAACCTAGGGATTGGATGTTTAATGTTCACGGTTATTACCCTTCATTTTTTGCTTTTTGGAAAAAATGTAAAAAGCAAATTCATTTTTGA
- a CDS encoding DUF2256 domain-containing protein: MKKQHLPQKICIVCEKPFTWRKKWEKNWEEVKYCSERCRRNK, encoded by the coding sequence ATGAAGAAACAACACCTACCTCAAAAAATATGTATCGTATGTGAGAAACCCTTCACCTGGCGAAAAAAATGGGAAAAGAATTGGGAAGAGGTAAAATATTGTAGTGAACGTTGTAGAAGAAATAAATGA
- a CDS encoding DUF4199 domain-containing protein, translating to MRNFSLPIRFGLATSGSLIAYFLILSLINLHTQVFYSLFNVVITGFGIYEAIKYRVLEEGQKFNYAKGFSTGLITGFMGTLIFTLFFAFYATEINTDFLTQLFENRFENLNLEGMVFFTVAIMGIATTLILTLTFMQLFKTSKNLNKKQ from the coding sequence ATGAGAAATTTCAGTTTACCTATACGTTTTGGATTAGCAACGAGTGGTTCCTTAATTGCTTATTTTTTAATCTTATCCTTGATTAACCTTCATACCCAAGTTTTTTATAGTCTATTCAACGTAGTAATTACAGGATTTGGAATTTACGAGGCGATAAAATATCGGGTTCTTGAAGAAGGTCAAAAATTTAATTATGCCAAAGGATTTTCTACGGGATTAATTACTGGTTTTATGGGCACCCTTATATTTACACTCTTTTTTGCCTTTTATGCAACTGAAATTAATACAGATTTTTTAACGCAACTCTTTGAAAATAGATTCGAAAATTTAAATCTTGAAGGTATGGTATTCTTTACTGTTGCAATAATGGGAATTGCCACGACGTTGATTCTTACGCTTACTTTCATGCAACTTTTTAAGACATCAAAGAATCTAAACAAAAAACAGTAA